From a single Brassica oleracea var. oleracea cultivar TO1000 chromosome C5, BOL, whole genome shotgun sequence genomic region:
- the LOC106296170 gene encoding probable LRR receptor-like serine/threonine-protein kinase At1g34110: MEKEPNHFTRLFPFNHFYIIKRLSFDCCIKQLNLLFLILFLFGSWVSMAQPTLSLSSDGQALLSLKRQSLSSSSSLFSSWDPQDKTPCSWYGITCSADNRVISVSIPDTFLNLSSMPDLSSLSSLQFLNLSSTNLSGLIPPSFGKLTHLRLLDLSSNALSGPMPSELGRLSSLQFLILNANKLSGSIPSQISNLFSLQVLCLQDNLLNGSIPSSLGSLVSLQEFRLGGNPNLGGPIPAQIGLLKNLTTLGFAASGLSGSIPSTFGNLVNLQTLALYDTDVSGTIPPQLGLCSELRNLYLHMNKLTGSIPKELGKLQKITSLLLWGNSLSGAIPPEISNCSSLVVFDVSANDLSGEIPGDLGKLVWLEQLQLSDNMFTGHIPWEISNCSSLIALQLDKNKLSGSIPSQIGNLKSLQSFFLWENSVSGTIPSSFGNCTDLVALDLSRNKLTGRIPEELFSLKRLSKLLLLGNSLSGGLPKSVAKCQSLVRLRLGENQLSGQVPKEIGELQNLVFLDLYMNHFSGGLPYEISNITVLELLDVHNNYITGDIPGQLGNLVNLEQLDLSRNSFTGNIPLSFGNFSYLNKLILNNNLLTGQIPKSIKNLQKLTLLDLSFNSLSGEIPQELGQVTTLTINLDLSYNALCGDIPQTFSGLTQLQSLDLSHNMLHGDIKVLGSLTSLASLNISFNNLSGPIPATPLFKTISASSYLQNTNLCHTMDGVTCSSHNGQRKSPKMVALVAVILASITIALLAAWLLVLRNNHRYKTQKQTTTTTSTADDFSYPWTFIPFQKLGISVNNIVSSLTDENVIGKGCSGVVYRAAMPDGEIIAVKKLWRTKDNDDEPTTKIDSEIQILGSIRHRNIVKLLGYCSNKSVKLLLYNYFPNGNLQQLLQGNRSLDWETRYKIAIGTAQGLAYLHHDCLPAILHRDVKCNNILLNSKYEAILADFGLAKVMNSPNYHTAMSQVAGSYGYIAPEYGYTMNITEKSDVYSYGVVLLEILLGRSAVEPQIGDGLHIVEWVKHKMGSFEPALSVLDVKLQGLPDQMVQEMLQTLGVAMFCVNSSPVERPTMKEVVALLTEVKFSPEEWGKTSQPLIKPSSSL; the protein is encoded by the exons ATGGAGAAAGAACCAAACCATTTCACCCGTTTATTTCCTTTCAACCATTTTTACATCATAAAACGGCTATCTTTCGATTGTTGCATCAAACAGTTGAACCTTCTCTTCTTGATCTTGTTCCTTTTTGGTTCATGGGTCTCCATGGCCCAACCCACTCTTTCTCTTTCATCAGACGGCCAAGCTCTTCTCTCTTTGAAGAGACAATCATTATCCTCTTCTTCATCACTCTTCTCTTCATGGGACCCACAAGACAAAACACCATGTTCATGGTATGGCATTACATGCTCTGCAGACAACAGAGTTATCTCTGTCTCCATCCCAGACACTTTCCTTAACCTGTCTTCAATGCCAGACCTCTCTTCTCTCTCCTCTCTTCAGTTCCTAAACCTCTCCTCCACAAACCTCTCTGGCCTAATCCCTCCTTCTTTTGGAAAACTCACCCACCTCAGGCTTCTTGACCTTTCTTCAAACGCTCTCTCTGGTCCAATGCCATCAGAGCTTGGCCGCCTCTCTTCTCTCCAGTTCCTTATCTTGAATGCCAACAAGCTCTCTGGCTCAATACCTTCACAGATTTCAAATCTATTTTCTTTGCAAGTTCTTTGTCTTCAGGATAATCTATTAAATGGTTCGATTCCTTCAAGCTTGGGTTCTCTGGTCTCTCTTCAGGAGTTCAGGCTTGGTGGTAACCCTAATCTTGGAGGCCCTATCCCTGCCCAGATAGGGCTCCTGAAAAATTTGACAACTCTAGGGTTTGCAGCCAGTGGTTTGTCAGGTTCAATCCCTTCCACATTTGGGAACTTGGTAAATTTGCAAACTCTGGCTCTGTATGACACTGACGTCTCTGGTACTATCCCACCTCAACTGGGTTTGTGCTCAGAGCTCAGGAACTTGTATTTGCACATGAACAAGCTCACTGGATCCATCCCAAAGGAACTAGGTAAGCTCCAGAAGATCACTAGCTTGCTTCTATGGGGTAATTCTTTATCTGGGGCTATCCCACCTGAGATTTCCAACTGTTCTTCCCTCGTGGTGTTTGATGTTTCCGCCAACGATCTGTCCGGTGAGATTCCTGGAGATTTGGGGAAGCTTGTTTGGTTGGAGCAGCTTCAGTTGTCTGATAATATGTTCACTGGTCATATTCCTTGGGAAATAAGCAACTGCTCTAGCCTCATTGCTCTTCAGCTGGACAAGAACAAGTTATCAGGCTCTATACCCTCCCAAATCGGAAACCTCAAGTCTCTTCAGAGCTTTTTCTTGTGGGAGAACTCAGTTTCGGGAACAATCCCGTCTTCTTTTGGAAACTGTACGGACCTAGTCGCCCTCGACCTCTCTAGGAACAAGCTAACGGGAAGAATACCAGAAGAGCTCTTCAGTTTAAAGAGGCTCAGCAAGCTTCTCCTTCTAGGAAACTCCTTGTCCGGTGGACTACCAAAGAGCGTAGCAAAATGCCAGTCGCTTGTGAGGCTAAGACTGGGAGAGAACCAACTCTCAGGCCAGGTCCCTAAAGAGATAGGCGAGTTACAGAACCTGGTGTTTCTTGATCTCTACATGAACCATTTCTCTGGTGGGCTTCCTTACGAGATCTCCAACATCACTGTCCTTGAGCTCTTAGATGTGCACAACAACTACATCACCGGAGATATCCCTGGTCAGCTAGGAAACCTTGTGAATCTAGAGCAGCTTGACCTGAGCAGAAACAGCTTCACCGGAAACATACCACTGAGTTTCGGCAACTTCAGTTACCTAAACAAGCTGATCCTGAACAACAATCTCCTCACTGGTCAAATCCCTAAATCCATCAAGAATCTACAGAAGCTTACACTGCTTGATCTGAGCTTCAACAGCTTATCCGGTGAAATCCCACAAGAGCTCGGCCAAGTCACGACCTTGACTATAAACCTCGACTTGAGCTACAATGCCTTGTGTGGAGACATCCCTCAAACTTTCTCAGGCCTCACACAGTTGCAATCCCTCGACCTATCACACAATATGCTTCACGGTGATATCAAAGTCCTCGGCTCCCTCACGAGCCTAGCTTCCCTCAACATCTCCTTCAACAACTTGTCAGGTCCAATCCCAGCTACACCCTTGTTCAAAACAATCTCAGCAAGTTCTTACCTCCAAAACACCAATCTCTGCCATACAATGGACGGCGTAACTTGCTCATCACACAATGGACAAAGAAAATCCCCAAAGATGGTAGCTTTAGTCGCTGTAATCCTCGCTTCAATCACCATCGCCCTTCTCGCAGCGTGGCTTCTCGTCTTACGCAACAACCACCGCTACAAAACTCAGAAACAAACAACAACGACGACATCAACAGCAGACGACTTCTCATACCCATGGACATTCATCCCGTTTCAGAAACTCGGTATCAGCGTCAACAACATCGTGAGCTCCTTAACGGACGAGAACGTGATCGGAAAAGGCTGTTCGGGAGTCGTTTACAGAGCGGCGATGCCCGACGGAGAGATCATAGCGGTGAAGAAGCTCTGGCGAACTAAAGACAACGACGACGAACCCACTACAAAGATCGATTCGGAGATACAGATTCTGGGGAGCATCAGACACAGGAACATCGTGAAGCTGTTAGGTTACTGTTCGAACAAATCAGTGAAGCTGCTTCTGTACAACTACTTCCCCAACGGGAATCTCCAGCAGCTGCTTCAAGGGAACAGAAGCTTGGACTGGGAAACGCGTTACAAGATCGCCATTGGAACCGCTCAGGGTCTAGCTTATCTTCACCACGATTGCCTTCCCGCCATTCTACACAGAGACGTGAAGTGCAATAACATCCTTCTTAATTCCAAGTACGAAGCCATTCTCGCTGATTTCGGACTCGCCAAGGTGATGAATTCGCCGAATTATCACACCGCCATGTCTCAGGTCGCTGGCTCCTACGGCTACATCGCTCCAG AATATGGATACACGATGAACATAACAGAGAAGAGTGACGTGTATAGTTACGGCGTCGTTTTGCTTGAGATTCTTCTTGGACGGAGCGCAGTGGAGCCACAGATTGGCGATGGGCTTCACATAGTAGAATGGGTGAAGCACAAAATGGGAAGCTTCGAACCGGCGTTATCTGTACTTGACGTTAAGCTGCAAGGGTTACCGGATCAGATGGTTCAGGAAATGCTTCAGACATTGGGGGTTGCGATGTTCTGTGTGAACTCTTCGCCTGTGGAGAGACCCACGATGAAGGAAGTTGTGGCTTTATTGACGGAGGTTAAGTTTAGTCCCGAGGAGTGGGGGAAAACATCTCAGCCTCTTATAAAACCTTCTTCCTCTTTGTAA